A genomic window from Mobula hypostoma chromosome X1, sMobHyp1.1, whole genome shotgun sequence includes:
- the rundc1 gene encoding RUN domain-containing protein 1: MDDVSLSDSERVAGERWAPVGAVANPEEEESSVAGVGLAGGAAVAVMAEKMQRLEGEQELLNSSLLALTSHFAQVQFRLKQIVNAQSDEKERLLKELEDFAFKGCPQPFVTRALDGQQLDSASEREKLERLEAQRQKQKELIIQLKTQLDDLETFAYQEGNYESLPQSIVLERQRVIIDELIKKLDVNLNEDFSNLSPDELRHRVDAAIAQIVNPARVKEQLVDQLKTQINDLEMFINFLQGEVGSPPQIEIGRCTCPVHGVSGSKASTAKLSSGSHHVDPEMARKMRATGLSLMRRALAVLQIFAVSQFGCATGQIPRGLWQPDEANKDYSPLLLKLEGAVDKVKHLAVSYQSEEHVITCRDLSLNRKNELTTAVRKELAISLRDLMSHGLYASSQGMSLVLAPIACILPSFTAAPQTIHPWQLFVKYYTTRNGRAFVESPARKLSQSFALPVSGSGVVTPKQSLLSAVHTVLTEHGPYKRSADSEFKALICMALNERRLVSWINLICKSGTLIQSHYQPWSYMASTGFESTLNILSRLSNLHFDLPFDSAVRQLKNIKDAF, encoded by the exons ATGGACGACGTGTCCTTGTCGGATTCGGAAAGGGTGGCCGGGGAGCGATGGGCGCCGGTGGGGGCCGTGGCGAACCCCGAGGAGGAGGAGAGCAGCGTGGCTGGAGTGGGCCTGGCGGGCGGCGCGGCGGTGGCGGTGATGGCGGAGAAGATGCAGCGGCTGGAAGGTGAGCAGGAGCTGCTGAACTCGTCGCTGCTCGCACTCACCTCGCACTTCGCCCAGGTGCAGTTCCGCCTCAAGCAGATCGTTAACGCGCAGAGCGATGAGAAGGAGCGGCTGTTGAAGGAGCTGGAGGACTTCGCCTTCAAGGGCTGTCCGCAGCCCTTCGTAACCCGGGCACTGGACGGACAACAGCTGGACAGTGCG AGTGAAAGGGAAAAACTTGAAAGGCTCGAGGCCCAAAGACAGAAGCAGAAGGAACTGATTATACAACTAAAAACACAGTTGGATGACTTGGAGACATTTGCTTATCAAGAGGGCAACTATGAGTCTCTCCCACAGTCGATTGTCCTAGAGCGCCAGCGG GTGATCATTGATGAATTGATTAAGAAGCTAGACGTGAACCTAAATGAAGACTTTAGCAACTTGTCGCCAGATGAACTCCGACATCGTGTTGATGCAGCAATTGCTCAAATAGTGAATCCAGCAAGAGTGAAAGAACAGCTGGTGGACCAGCTTAAAACACAGATTAATGACCTCGAAATGTTCATTAATTTTCTCCAGG GTGAAGTTGGCAGTCCCCCACAAATTGAGATTGGGAGGTGTACATGTCCTGTACATGGAGTAAGTGGCTCCAAAGCATCAACTGCAAAATTATCAAGCGGAAGCCATCACG tggatccagaaatggcgaGAAAAATGAGGGCGACTGGGCTAAGTCTCATGCGCAGAGCCCTGGCAGTGCTGCAGATATTTGCTGTTAGTCAGTTTGGGTGTGCGACTGGTCAGATCCCGCGTGGATTGTGGCAGCCTGATGAAGCTAACAAGGACTACAGTCCACTGCTACTGAAACTAGAAGGAGCTGTGGATAAAGTAAAGCATCTAGCGGTAAGCTATCAGTCGGAAGAACATGTGATTACCTGCCGTGACCTCAGTCTTAATAGGAAAAATGAGCTAACAACTGCTGTTCGAAAAGAGCTGGCAATATCTCTCAGGGACCTGATGAGCCATGGTTTGTATGCTTCTTCTCAAGGAATGAGTTTGGTTTTAGCTCCAATTGCATGTATTTTACCCTCATTCACAGCAGCCCCGCAAACTATACATCCATGGCAACTTTTTGTGAAATACTACACCACCAGAAATGGCAGAGCCTTTGTAGAGTCTCCTGCTCGTAAGCTGTCTCAATCTTTTGCCTTGCCAGTGTCTGGAAGTGGTGTTGTGACTCCTAAACAAAGTTTACTCTCTGCGGTTCACACTGTGCTTACTGAGCATGGCCCCTACAAGCGCAGTGCAGATTCAGAATTTAAGGCCTTGATATGCATGGCATTGAATGAGCGGCGTTTGGTTTCCTGGATAAATCTGATCTGTAAATCTGGAACACTTATCCAAAGTCACTACCAGCCATGGAGCTACATGGCTTCAACTGGTTTTGAGAGTACACTCAATATTCTTAGTCGTCTTAGCAACCTGCACTTTGATCTGCCGTTCGACTCTGCTGTTCGACAATTAAAAAACATCAAAGATGCTTTTTAG